The Sediminispirochaeta smaragdinae DSM 11293 genome has a segment encoding these proteins:
- a CDS encoding DUF2000 domain-containing protein, translating into MKAAIIVDTALPLGLIANSAAVLGASLGALHPEIIGEDLADLSGRRHAGITGLPIPILGADKERLRKLVDSAEHDDDIDFIAFNDVAQRCKSYKEYSELLATVPSDTLRYLALLVVGKKQAVNRLTGSLPLAK; encoded by the coding sequence ATGAAAGCTGCCATCATTGTAGACACTGCTCTTCCCTTAGGCTTGATCGCTAATTCTGCTGCTGTACTTGGGGCCTCGCTTGGGGCATTGCATCCTGAAATTATCGGTGAGGACCTTGCCGACCTATCGGGGCGCAGACATGCGGGTATAACCGGCCTTCCAATTCCCATTCTTGGAGCAGATAAAGAACGACTTCGCAAGCTGGTAGACAGCGCGGAGCATGATGATGATATTGATTTTATTGCCTTTAACGATGTGGCACAACGATGCAAGAGCTATAAGGAGTATTCGGAATTATTGGCAACGGTCCCTTCGGATACACTTCGTTATCTTGCGCTTCTTGTTGTAGGAAAAAAACAAGCGGTTAACAGGCTTACCGGTTCTTTACCCTTGGCGAAGTGA
- a CDS encoding ABC transporter permease gives MNSEVIISWLQATLRWGGPLILVSIGEVYAERSGIINMGIEGIMLFGALTGIAVSFFTGSVLIAVLGTILLGTLFGMAFAFFTVDRRANHVVTGLMFNLAALGGTNLLFAMLSETRSVRVATFPTLFPESFFDIPVLGPLLFRQSLITWIAFILPFISSRILYRTNWGLNIRAVGDNPHAAATAGLNVNKYKYQAVILSGIFAALGGCALTLGDVGYFASGGMTAGRGFVVLAAVVVGGWDPLKTALACLVFGAADAAQLRMQTIGSAIPYQFLQMLPYLITIAALAGLVGRTRPPKTWGASYDPEDI, from the coding sequence GTGAACAGTGAAGTGATTATCAGCTGGCTGCAGGCAACTTTGCGATGGGGAGGCCCATTGATATTGGTATCAATTGGTGAAGTATACGCCGAACGTTCAGGAATTATAAATATGGGAATTGAGGGAATTATGCTCTTTGGAGCTCTCACAGGAATTGCAGTGAGTTTTTTTACCGGAAGTGTTCTTATAGCAGTACTTGGGACAATTCTTCTCGGCACCTTGTTCGGTATGGCATTTGCTTTTTTTACTGTGGATAGAAGAGCCAATCATGTTGTTACTGGGCTTATGTTCAATCTGGCGGCCTTAGGCGGAACTAATCTTTTATTTGCCATGCTTTCGGAAACCAGATCTGTAAGGGTTGCAACTTTTCCGACCTTATTTCCTGAAAGTTTTTTCGATATTCCTGTACTTGGTCCTTTGTTATTCAGGCAATCGCTTATTACATGGATTGCCTTTATTCTGCCTTTCATTTCGTCTCGGATTCTCTATCGGACTAACTGGGGCTTGAATATACGTGCCGTAGGTGATAATCCCCATGCGGCTGCCACTGCAGGATTAAATGTAAACAAGTATAAATACCAGGCAGTTATACTAAGTGGTATTTTTGCTGCTCTCGGAGGATGTGCCTTAACTCTTGGTGATGTAGGGTATTTTGCTTCAGGAGGTATGACGGCCGGGCGTGGATTTGTTGTTCTTGCTGCTGTTGTCGTGGGGGGATGGGACCCTCTGAAAACAGCTCTGGCATGTCTCGTCTTCGGGGCTGCCGATGCGGCACAGCTGAGGATGCAGACCATAGGTTCGGCTATACCATACCAATTTTTACAGATGCTTCCGTATCTTATTACTATTGCTGCTCTGGCTGGTTTGGTCGGACGGACCAGACCTCCCAAAACATGGGGCGCGTCCTATGATCCGGAGGATATTTGA
- a CDS encoding GNAT family N-acetyltransferase has product MKLIDCGRSFASSILDIYNEAIIHSTALYDYKPRTIESMGTWFDDKEKKGFPIIGLVDDKNRLIGFGTYGNFRARPAYHYTVEHSIYIQKEYRGCGYGELLLREIIAKAAEQDYHCLIAGIDSENAASIHLHKKLGFSLCGELKQVGYKFGRWLNLVFYQLILPTPQEPQREI; this is encoded by the coding sequence ATGAAATTAATTGATTGCGGCAGGAGCTTTGCTTCCTCGATCTTGGATATTTACAATGAAGCGATTATCCACTCGACAGCCTTGTACGATTACAAACCAAGAACAATCGAATCGATGGGAACCTGGTTCGACGACAAAGAGAAAAAGGGATTTCCGATAATAGGTCTTGTTGATGATAAGAATCGGCTGATCGGTTTCGGAACCTATGGGAATTTCAGGGCCAGACCCGCCTACCATTACACGGTGGAGCATTCGATCTACATTCAGAAAGAATACCGGGGATGCGGATATGGAGAGCTTTTGCTCCGCGAAATTATCGCTAAGGCAGCAGAACAGGATTATCATTGCCTTATAGCTGGAATCGATTCAGAAAACGCAGCCTCGATTCATCTCCACAAAAAGCTGGGCTTTTCTTTATGCGGAGAACTTAAACAAGTAGGTTACAAATTTGGAAGATGGCTTAACCTGGTCTTCTATCAACTGATACTTCCGACCCCACAGGAGCCCCAAAGAGAAATTTGA
- a CDS encoding putative periplasmic lipoprotein, giving the protein MKKLLTALVLSMILFGCSTSIPVQMTVPPNLNYGGARTIGVIPFTTSSEDASEATKDLRYYFSWYNSRALHDDLKLASALTSKVESVLASSDYFTVISTEQLQQQAANGTITAEAVVTGKIASVLDDYNKEYNERTDADGNTTKVPEYTREAQITVVFKILSASDLTVLDTIEYTVTAKDTANKYEALKSKEAVRFQAIDRIVNKVTYDLIPKTYTEYRTMAKLENDKDPRVERINDLIKGDFYQEAYDLYMEIYSETSDFAALYNAILLTEVMGDYDKALDDMTQLAKTSGDKRAIAQMNRMKKQKADREALGE; this is encoded by the coding sequence ATGAAAAAGCTTCTCACTGCATTAGTGCTCAGCATGATTTTATTTGGCTGCAGCACATCCATTCCTGTCCAGATGACCGTCCCTCCCAATCTAAATTATGGTGGTGCCCGTACCATCGGAGTCATCCCCTTTACCACATCTTCTGAAGATGCCTCGGAAGCAACAAAGGACTTACGGTATTATTTTTCCTGGTACAATAGCAGAGCATTACATGATGATTTGAAGTTGGCCTCTGCCCTGACAAGTAAGGTTGAGTCGGTTTTAGCTTCTTCCGATTACTTTACGGTTATCTCAACAGAACAACTGCAGCAGCAGGCAGCAAATGGCACCATTACAGCAGAGGCTGTCGTGACAGGAAAGATTGCTTCGGTACTGGATGATTACAATAAAGAATATAATGAGAGAACCGATGCCGACGGCAATACTACCAAAGTACCGGAATACACACGAGAAGCCCAAATAACAGTTGTTTTCAAAATTCTTTCGGCGTCCGACCTCACCGTCCTCGATACCATTGAGTACACGGTAACTGCAAAGGATACCGCTAATAAATACGAAGCCCTCAAATCAAAGGAAGCTGTACGATTCCAGGCCATCGATCGAATCGTGAATAAAGTAACATATGATCTCATTCCCAAGACCTATACCGAATATCGAACAATGGCGAAGCTTGAAAATGATAAGGACCCCCGTGTAGAGAGGATTAATGACCTCATCAAAGGAGATTTTTACCAAGAAGCCTATGATCTGTATATGGAGATCTACAGTGAAACCTCGGATTTTGCTGCCTTGTACAACGCAATACTGTTAACCGAAGTGATGGGCGATTACGATAAGGCTCTTGATGATATGACTCAGTTGGCTAAAACTTCGGGAGACAAAAGAGCAATTGCCCAGATGAATCGGATGAAAAAGCAGAAGGCCGATAGAGAGGCCCTTGGAGAATAA
- a CDS encoding ABC transporter ATP-binding protein, translating into MAQDGAFALRMEGISKFFPGVIANDRINLDCRRGEVLGILGENGAGKTTLMNILYGLHQPDEGQIFLDGKQVTIDSPSKAIDLGVGMVHQHFMLVEALSALENVILGMPSKRITLDIESARKRLETLCEDYELHVDPSVEVWKMPVGKQQWLEILKALYRDINLLVLDEPSSVLTPSEGKQLFKAIRKITAEGRSVIFISHKLDEVLEVTDRITVIRDGRVVGTVETKDASQEELTRMMVGRPVTITRKPRPVVTKDSPVLVMENVNADDDRGLPALKNFNLTVRAGEIVGVAGVDGNGQRELAECIVGMRKYTSGSVQIQDRLIDRIIADTSFVGYIPEDRQKTGLCLDMTVAENLIFKEVDNPPYLKNGILRLNSIKEHAQNMIQKYDIRTRSGDDLVGNLSGGNQQKVIFAREINNEPVLVIASQATRGLDLGAVENVHNVLLNERNRGAAVLFISTELQEVMSLSDRIIVMFRGELMGDVAGEGTDVSTIGRMMLGETLELDK; encoded by the coding sequence ATGGCACAAGACGGTGCGTTTGCATTGCGCATGGAAGGAATTTCTAAATTTTTTCCTGGAGTGATAGCCAATGATAGAATAAATCTCGATTGTCGTAGGGGTGAGGTTCTTGGAATTCTTGGAGAGAATGGCGCAGGCAAAACAACCTTAATGAATATTCTATATGGACTTCACCAGCCGGATGAAGGTCAGATATTTCTTGATGGAAAACAAGTAACCATTGATTCTCCTTCTAAAGCAATTGACTTGGGAGTCGGAATGGTTCATCAACATTTCATGTTGGTGGAAGCTCTGTCCGCATTAGAAAATGTGATACTCGGCATGCCTTCCAAAAGGATAACCCTGGATATAGAGTCTGCCCGTAAGCGTCTGGAGACTCTATGTGAGGATTATGAACTTCATGTAGATCCCTCTGTGGAAGTGTGGAAAATGCCGGTGGGTAAGCAGCAGTGGCTAGAAATCCTGAAAGCATTATATAGAGATATCAATTTGCTGGTACTCGACGAACCGAGTTCTGTTTTAACTCCTTCTGAAGGAAAGCAGCTTTTCAAGGCGATACGTAAAATAACAGCAGAGGGCCGCTCGGTAATCTTCATCAGCCATAAATTGGATGAAGTTCTGGAGGTCACTGATCGTATCACAGTCATTCGGGATGGTCGTGTAGTTGGTACGGTTGAGACAAAGGATGCAAGTCAGGAAGAACTGACTCGTATGATGGTTGGTCGTCCCGTGACAATTACAAGGAAACCCAGACCTGTCGTGACGAAGGATAGTCCTGTTCTCGTAATGGAGAATGTAAATGCTGATGATGACCGTGGTCTACCTGCCTTAAAAAACTTTAACCTGACAGTCCGTGCTGGTGAAATTGTCGGCGTTGCCGGAGTTGACGGTAATGGTCAGCGGGAATTGGCTGAATGTATTGTAGGAATGCGTAAGTATACGAGTGGTTCGGTTCAAATCCAGGACCGCCTCATTGATCGGATCATAGCTGATACTTCATTTGTCGGATATATACCTGAAGACAGACAGAAAACCGGTCTTTGTCTTGATATGACAGTGGCGGAAAATCTTATCTTTAAGGAAGTAGATAACCCTCCATACTTGAAAAATGGTATTCTTCGCTTAAATTCAATTAAAGAACATGCACAGAATATGATTCAGAAATATGACATACGGACACGATCCGGCGACGACCTCGTAGGGAATCTCTCGGGAGGGAATCAGCAGAAAGTCATTTTCGCAAGGGAAATTAACAACGAACCGGTTTTGGTAATTGCATCTCAGGCAACCAGAGGTTTAGACCTTGGTGCGGTGGAAAATGTTCATAATGTGCTGCTTAATGAACGTAATCGCGGTGCTGCAGTATTATTCATTTCTACGGAACTTCAGGAGGTTATGTCGCTTAGCGATCGTATTATAGTGATGTTTCGAGGTGAGTTGATGGGAGATGTAGCTGGTGAAGGAACGGATGTTTCAACGATCGGCAGGATGATGTTAGGAGAAACTTTGGAGTTAGACAAATGA
- a CDS encoding IS3 family transposase, with product MISPDEKLSISRQCKLVSLNRSSLYYKSMPVKGENIELMKRIDELYTDNPDFGSRQIRNSLRREGRKINRKRVQRLMRDMGIMAIFPGRNLSKPGIGSEHKVYPYLLRKLSISRPNQVWATDITYIRLAHGFVYLVAIIDWYSRKILSHEISTTMDQEFCISAYRMAITQYGNPEILNSDQGSQFTSKEYRKLVLGSGATFSMDGKGRALDNIAIERFWRTLKYGEVYLKEYESVREAKDGIKALIEKYNSRRPHTKHGISTPDEVFGVAA from the coding sequence ATGATATCACCTGATGAAAAGCTATCGATATCACGGCAGTGCAAGCTGGTGTCTCTGAATCGCAGCTCCCTCTATTACAAGAGCATGCCTGTTAAAGGCGAGAACATAGAACTCATGAAAAGGATTGATGAACTATATACCGATAATCCCGACTTTGGTAGTCGCCAAATACGCAACAGCCTGCGTCGAGAAGGAAGGAAAATCAACAGGAAAAGAGTGCAGCGATTGATGCGCGACATGGGAATTATGGCGATTTTTCCTGGAAGAAACCTTTCAAAACCCGGTATAGGGTCAGAGCATAAAGTCTATCCGTACCTCTTGAGAAAGCTGAGTATCAGCCGACCAAACCAAGTGTGGGCTACAGATATTACCTATATCCGGCTTGCTCATGGTTTTGTCTATCTGGTCGCGATCATTGACTGGTATAGCCGGAAAATCCTCAGTCATGAAATCTCTACCACTATGGATCAAGAGTTCTGTATCTCTGCATATCGAATGGCGATAACTCAATATGGTAATCCGGAAATCTTGAACTCCGATCAGGGGAGCCAATTTACCTCAAAAGAATACAGAAAATTAGTCTTGGGTTCCGGGGCTACATTCAGCATGGATGGCAAAGGAAGAGCATTGGACAATATTGCAATAGAAAGGTTCTGGCGAACCCTGAAATATGGAGAAGTGTACCTCAAGGAATATGAATCAGTTAGGGAGGCAAAAGACGGTATAAAAGCGCTCATTGAAAAGTATAACAGCAGGCGTCCGCATACCAAGCATGGTATTTCCACGCCGGATGAAGTATTTGGAGTGGCAGCATAA
- a CDS encoding transposase has protein sequence MSKRRRKFTSEQKFQIVIEAIKGERQISEIAAQYQVHPNQISNWKKQFLEKGATVFNTKADDSKKILEETQEDLFKKIGQQQYEIEWLKKT, from the coding sequence GTGTCCAAGAGAAGAAGAAAATTTACCAGTGAACAAAAGTTCCAGATTGTAATAGAAGCAATCAAAGGCGAACGGCAAATTTCTGAAATCGCAGCGCAGTATCAGGTTCATCCCAACCAGATCAGCAACTGGAAGAAGCAATTTCTTGAAAAGGGAGCAACTGTTTTTAATACAAAGGCAGATGATTCCAAGAAGATTCTGGAAGAAACACAGGAAGATCTTTTCAAGAAAATTGGCCAGCAGCAATACGAGATCGAGTGGTTAAAAAAAACTTGA
- a CDS encoding ABC transporter permease, with protein sequence MTKIKRPGILNLPGIGEVVLSSARPLLGIFLGLLAGALLIAISGVNPFVAYWAMVQGAFGSPQAFANVLVRASPLLLAGVGVAIGIKAGIWNIGAEGYMYAGAIGAAVVGIAPLSVHPFIHILLSVIAAMVFAAVWGLLPAFLRAYKGLNEVVTTIMMNYVAIAFTSWLVHPPVFMAEPDSFFPMSLMIKPSAKIPFLMKGTSLHPGFIFGIIACIICFLVIRYTPFGFRTRMLGVNPEASRYAGLNEKRQIMLVMLIGAVMGGVAGAFEVLGLKTRLYMDFVSGVGYEAVAVALLSAGNPLGVIGSAFFFSALKAGGATMSIVTGVGKPMTIVIEALCVLFVIALGYHKRKRLKREDKEIEDEEVQKGEQ encoded by the coding sequence ATGACTAAAATTAAACGACCTGGAATATTGAATTTACCGGGTATTGGAGAAGTTGTCTTATCAAGCGCACGCCCTCTCCTCGGCATCTTTTTAGGTTTGCTGGCTGGAGCACTATTAATTGCTATTTCGGGAGTTAATCCTTTTGTGGCATATTGGGCGATGGTGCAGGGGGCTTTTGGGAGTCCTCAGGCATTTGCGAACGTGCTGGTACGTGCTTCCCCCCTGCTTCTTGCCGGCGTGGGTGTAGCAATCGGTATCAAGGCGGGTATATGGAATATTGGTGCAGAAGGATATATGTATGCTGGTGCAATCGGTGCTGCAGTAGTCGGGATCGCACCATTATCTGTTCATCCCTTTATTCATATTCTGCTTTCCGTCATCGCAGCCATGGTATTTGCAGCTGTTTGGGGATTACTTCCCGCATTCCTGCGTGCCTATAAGGGATTAAACGAAGTCGTTACAACAATAATGATGAATTACGTGGCCATTGCATTTACCAGCTGGCTGGTGCACCCTCCCGTTTTCATGGCGGAACCGGACTCCTTTTTCCCCATGTCCTTAATGATTAAACCTTCAGCAAAAATACCCTTTTTAATGAAAGGGACCAGTTTGCATCCAGGTTTCATCTTTGGAATTATTGCATGTATTATTTGCTTTTTAGTAATCCGTTACACACCATTTGGTTTTAGAACACGTATGCTGGGCGTAAACCCCGAAGCATCCCGCTATGCCGGTCTAAATGAGAAGCGTCAGATTATGCTTGTTATGTTGATAGGGGCAGTTATGGGTGGCGTTGCCGGTGCATTTGAAGTTTTAGGACTTAAAACACGTTTGTATATGGACTTTGTGTCGGGAGTGGGGTATGAAGCGGTAGCTGTCGCCCTCCTGTCTGCCGGAAATCCTCTGGGAGTCATTGGCAGTGCATTTTTCTTTTCAGCCTTAAAAGCAGGCGGTGCTACAATGTCTATTGTGACCGGAGTAGGAAAACCGATGACTATTGTCATTGAAGCTCTGTGTGTACTCTTCGTGATTGCATTGGGATATCATAAAAGAAAACGCCTGAAGCGGGAAGATAAAGAAATTGAAGATGAAGAGGTACAAAAAGGTGAACAGTGA
- a CDS encoding helix-turn-helix transcriptional regulator, with protein sequence MNDAMKKQYSIIVEFLGKALGPDYEVVLHDVDDHINSIVAIANGHVSHRSVGGPMTNFGLEVISEERYKKEDYKINYNGISKDQRILRSSTLFIKDEKDEIAGLLCINFDDRRYKALSENILKLCHPDKLVELNTSYDSSTIVDNAEERFYGSAAEEISSVLDKYLSENGIPSDRLSQDDRLHVVDILNQKGIFMVKGAVKEAAKQLACSEPTIYRYINKVNNE encoded by the coding sequence ATGAACGATGCCATGAAAAAGCAGTACAGCATCATTGTCGAATTTCTGGGTAAAGCTTTGGGACCGGACTATGAGGTGGTTCTTCATGATGTCGACGATCATATCAATTCCATTGTGGCAATCGCAAATGGCCATGTAAGCCATCGCAGCGTCGGCGGGCCGATGACGAACTTTGGCCTCGAAGTCATATCAGAAGAACGGTATAAAAAAGAAGATTACAAGATAAACTATAATGGCATTTCAAAGGACCAAAGGATTTTAAGATCCTCCACTCTTTTCATCAAGGATGAAAAAGATGAGATTGCAGGACTTCTTTGTATCAATTTCGACGATAGACGATATAAAGCGTTAAGCGAAAATATACTGAAGCTATGCCATCCGGATAAGCTCGTAGAACTGAATACGTCGTACGATTCCAGTACGATTGTCGATAATGCGGAAGAACGCTTTTACGGTTCAGCCGCCGAAGAAATTAGTAGTGTACTGGACAAATATCTTAGTGAAAACGGTATTCCCTCGGATCGATTATCGCAGGATGATCGTCTGCACGTCGTCGACATCCTTAATCAGAAAGGAATTTTCATGGTAAAAGGAGCGGTAAAAGAGGCGGCGAAGCAACTTGCCTGTTCAGAACCCACTATCTATCGCTATATCAACAAGGTAAATAATGAGTAA
- a CDS encoding alpha/beta hydrolase, with translation MILRGSFFSQILEMETGLSILIPNRTIDTPPYRVAYLLHGLCGRNGDWLDYTMLPAYAEVFDIMFIMPEVARSFYTDMVFGQKFFTYIHQELPVIVKKVFNISAKREDTLVIGASMGGYGALKCALSYPDQYGYCAAFSSACLFLKEGLERQQRYGKTAEMEKQYGKQLLNDFESIFGQALEWKPEYELLELAKSRPAPPRLYLACGTADHLKDENQRFSHELEKLNIPHRYEEWPGGHDWNFFNKALEKALRGINEV, from the coding sequence ATGATATTACGAGGATCTTTTTTTTCACAAATACTTGAAATGGAAACAGGCCTTTCAATACTTATCCCCAATAGAACCATAGACACTCCCCCATACAGGGTCGCCTATCTTTTGCACGGCCTTTGCGGCAGAAACGGAGACTGGCTGGATTACACAATGCTTCCTGCCTACGCCGAAGTATTCGACATCATGTTCATCATGCCCGAAGTGGCAAGAAGTTTTTATACCGATATGGTCTTCGGCCAGAAATTCTTCACCTACATTCATCAGGAGCTACCCGTCATTGTCAAAAAAGTTTTCAATATATCGGCAAAAAGGGAAGACACCTTGGTTATCGGTGCTTCAATGGGGGGATACGGTGCATTGAAATGCGCGCTTTCCTATCCCGATCAGTATGGCTATTGTGCAGCCTTCTCTTCTGCCTGCCTTTTCCTGAAGGAAGGGCTGGAAAGGCAACAACGCTATGGGAAGACAGCGGAAATGGAAAAACAGTATGGCAAGCAGCTTCTCAACGATTTTGAGTCGATATTCGGTCAGGCATTGGAGTGGAAACCAGAATACGAGCTGCTCGAACTGGCAAAGTCAAGACCAGCCCCTCCCCGACTCTATCTGGCCTGCGGAACAGCAGATCATTTGAAAGATGAAAATCAACGCTTCTCGCACGAATTGGAAAAGCTAAATATTCCCCACCGTTACGAAGAATGGCCAGGTGGTCATGACTGGAATTTTTTCAATAAGGCTTTGGAAAAGGCCTTGAGAGGAATAAACGAGGTTTGA
- a CDS encoding AraC family transcriptional regulator, giving the protein MIKILRYCSDPVCELKWGWGEHAVRKHAHSLWSFSIVLSGRTQIALGRDRAILSAGSSIAIPSGVAHLCTPEKEPPFTFAVLYCDERWLKTCGVDSDRILWGRLGAQEFQEMLHTSKGTEAGRMLGSLLQRFERILPDVDRLTFPKNADSGFAPVSIRSTSENRFKAYRQYAQRYSLGPHAVRQNRRIELAKAALRTGLSVAETAAACEFYDQSHFVKTFRLYTGTTPSLYKKGI; this is encoded by the coding sequence ATGATAAAAATCCTACGATATTGTTCCGATCCTGTATGCGAGTTGAAATGGGGCTGGGGAGAACACGCTGTTAGAAAGCATGCTCATAGCCTCTGGTCTTTTAGCATTGTTTTGTCGGGCCGAACGCAGATTGCGCTTGGTAGAGATCGAGCGATCCTGTCGGCCGGCAGTTCCATTGCGATTCCAAGTGGGGTTGCTCATCTCTGTACGCCGGAAAAGGAACCTCCTTTTACCTTTGCCGTTCTTTACTGTGACGAAAGGTGGTTGAAGACGTGTGGAGTTGATTCAGACCGTATCCTTTGGGGGCGGCTCGGTGCACAGGAGTTTCAGGAAATGCTGCATACATCGAAGGGAACTGAAGCTGGTAGGATGTTGGGATCCCTCTTGCAGCGCTTCGAAAGAATCCTGCCGGATGTGGATCGGCTTACCTTTCCCAAGAATGCAGATTCGGGGTTTGCCCCTGTTTCCATTAGGTCGACATCTGAGAACCGCTTCAAGGCGTATCGGCAATATGCTCAGCGTTATTCTTTAGGTCCCCATGCTGTTCGGCAGAATAGGCGTATCGAGTTGGCAAAAGCCGCCTTACGTACGGGGCTATCCGTTGCGGAAACAGCTGCAGCCTGCGAATTTTACGATCAAAGCCATTTTGTTAAAACCTTCCGCCTTTATACCGGCACCACCCCTTCATTATACAAAAAGGGCATATAG
- a CDS encoding GntR family transcriptional regulator — protein sequence MIKYPKVSDELLSVKVKKILFKMMKDGEFDKTGRLPSEAEIADKLSVSRTVIRDVYRLLETEGYIIRRRGIGTLINYNVLYIKERLDVDHVDEFYNLVRESNNTPETRFLEYCELAATPELAERFNIEPGDLLICLKRVITADGIPVIYCENYFPKVFLCKKISSENDFKRPIFEFMEHYCNMRIHHEIANIKPILLSKKMISIFNIENTEPALKLQEISYNIEQQPILYSYEFHRSGILEHTLLRKRI from the coding sequence ATGATTAAATACCCAAAAGTTAGCGATGAATTGCTATCAGTAAAGGTGAAAAAAATACTCTTCAAAATGATGAAAGATGGAGAGTTTGATAAGACAGGGCGTCTTCCGTCCGAGGCAGAAATTGCAGATAAACTCAGTGTTAGTAGAACTGTAATTCGTGATGTTTACCGGTTGCTGGAAACTGAAGGATACATTATTCGGCGTAGGGGAATAGGCACCCTTATAAATTACAACGTTCTTTATATAAAAGAACGTCTTGATGTAGATCATGTGGATGAGTTTTATAATTTGGTCCGGGAATCTAATAATACTCCTGAAACGAGATTTCTGGAGTATTGTGAATTGGCCGCTACTCCCGAATTGGCAGAGCGATTCAATATTGAACCGGGTGACCTTCTCATATGTTTAAAAAGAGTGATAACAGCGGATGGTATTCCGGTAATATACTGCGAAAACTATTTCCCTAAGGTGTTTCTTTGTAAAAAGATAAGTTCGGAGAATGATTTTAAAAGGCCGATTTTCGAGTTCATGGAACATTATTGTAATATGCGGATCCATCATGAGATAGCGAACATCAAACCGATTCTTCTTTCCAAAAAAATGATTTCAATTTTTAATATTGAAAATACTGAACCAGCTTTAAAGTTACAAGAGATTAGTTATAATATTGAGCAGCAACCGATTCTTTACTCGTATGAATTTCATCGTTCAGGAATTCTTGAGCATACTCTACTTCGGAAAAGGATTTAG